GCCCGACGGCCGACCCGTTAGGCTGCCCCACGTGCTGTCCGTCCAGGAATTGCGCGCGCTCGCCTCCGCACTCCCCGTGGGTGCCTTTCAACATCAGTTGGGTCCCTTCGCGCTGGTGCAGCGCCCGCCGTCGGAGCTGTCCGCCGCCGCGCTCGCGCCCACCCGCATGGCCGACCCGGGCGACGTCGAGCAGGGCATGCTCGCCCTGCTCTTCGAGTTCGACGACCTGCTCGTCGCCACGCTCCCCACCCTCAAGGATTCGGACGCGCTGCGCATTGGCCGGCGGCTGGACTGCGAGCTGGTGCTGGACGACGCGTCCGTGTCCAAGCAGCACGCGGAGCTCAAGTGGAGCCGCGCGGCGGGCCGCTGCACCGTGCGCGACCTGGGCTCCACCAACGGCACCTTCGTGAATGCCAGCACCATCGGGCAGCGCGAGGTGCCGCTCCGGGGCGGCGACATCCTCAGCTTCGGCAACGTCCAGTTCTGGTACCTGCTCACGGACGCGCTCCATGAGCGGCTGCGCGCGGGCGCGGCCTCCGGCCTGGGCTCCCACTCTGGCTGAAGGCCGCCCGCGCTCACCTCACGGACAGGCGCCGCAGTCCGCCGCGCACGCGTCGTAGGTGTTGGACGCCCCGCAGGACTCCGTCACCTGGCAGACGCCGTCACCGCACACCGCCAGGTCCGCGGCGCGCACGCGCGTGGTGAGCGGCTGGAAGCTCACGCCGCCCACCGTGCAGCTCGTGAACGCCGCTCCCGTCTGCGTGCACACGTCCGAGCAGCTCCCCACGTAGACGAGCGGCGCGCACGTCATGCGCGGCATCCCGGTGCCATCCACCACCGCGCACGCGCGCGTCGTGCTCTGGGTCGCGTCCAGGGGCGGGTTCTGGCTGCCCGCGTAGAGCCCCTGCCCCTGGAAGAGGTTGCCGAAGAAGCACGACTCCGGCCGGGCGAAGGTCGCCAGCTCTCCCTCGGAGGCGGGGATCGCCGCCCCCAGCCCGTTCCGTCCCAGCACGGAGATGGGCACGCTCACGCCGAAGGGATTGCTGTGCGCCGCGAGACACGCGGAGACGATCTGCTGTTCGGCCTCCGTCGCGGGCGCCCCATTCGCCCAGCCCGGCGCCAGGCCCAGGAGGCCCGTCCAGGTGTGCACCGTGTTCGTCTGCGGATCCGTGTACGTGCGCGTCTGCCCTTGAGGGACGGCGCAGCGCACGATGTAACGCATGACCTCGTCCGCGAGCGCAGGATCCGCGCCGTACCACGACGCGAAGTCGAGGGATGACAAGCCATTGAAAGACAGGCCGTTGAAGGACAGCCCGTTGAAGGACAGCCCGTTGAAGGACAGTCCGTTGTACGAAAGGCTGTTGTAGCTGAGCGCTGCCTGCTCCTGCGTGCCTGGCGGATCCGCTGGCGTGGGCTCCCGGGCTCCCGGGCCACAGCCCGCTCCCATCACAGCCAGAGCCAGTCCCCACGCCCACCGAGAGAGCCCTCCCACGCCACGACGACGCCCGTTCTCCACGTTCCCCATGTGTGCAACCTCCTGCTGCCGCGGGCACTCCGGCCTCGACCCACGGACGTTTGGACTAGGAGGGCGTCAAAGACAAACGGGCGAGCAGCGCCCCCTCACGCACGAAAAGTGTGAGCACGTTGTACGTGTGGCAAGGCGCGAGAGGTGCGGGAAACACGGGAGCGAAGTCAGGGCAGACACTCCGGGCGTCTGGGGTTGAACGCGTGGGCTGGCGTTCATCCAGGAACGTGAAGGCCGTGGCCCTCCGGGGCGAGGAGACATGTCCCCACCCCGGCGCCACGGCCGTCCGGTCCTTCCGCCAGGAGGCTCGCGATTACCGCTGGGCCTGGGTGGCGATCTTCACCTGGGACTTGTTCAGCTTCAGGCTGCCCAGCTCCCGGTTGATGTTGGCCAGGTCCGTCTGGGTGAGGCGCGGGCCCGGATCATGTCCGCCCGGGGGGCCTCCGCCCTTGGGGCGCGGGCCTTCAGGGGCGACGGCGCCGCCGCGGTCCGGATCCACGAAGGACTTGCCGCCATCGGCCTCCACGAGCGACAGCGCCTTGAAGCCGGCGGTGGAGCTGGCCGCTTCCCGCTGGGTGAGCTGCTTCACCAGCGTGAGCTTCCCGCTGCTCCGGTCGTACCGGTACATGCGGGTGCCCTTGGCGCCCTCGTCCACGGCCACGTCCACGGAGCCGGTGGCCTTCGCCGTCGCCGGGCTCGAGATGGGCTTCGCCGGAGCGAGCTTCACCGGGGTGTTCTGGGCCCTCGCGGGCTGGGCTCCGGCCTGCGCCGCCGACAGGGCGACAACCCCCACGGCCATCCTTCCCACTGCGGACTTCCAACGCGTGTTCATGATTCCTCCCGGCTCCCTTACGCGCGGCGGCGCGGATATTCGCCGGGACTCTATTCGAACGCGACCAGGTCCTGGACCCACCGGGCGCTGCCCTGCTGGAGCCACCGGGCGCGGGTGTCCCGGAGCGCCTGGGCCGGCGGGGTGCCGCGCCGCAGGGACTCCACCAGCGCCTGGAAGAAGGCCCCGGCCTCCACGTCCGGCACCTCCGTGGAGGGCGCGACCACGGCCCGCGCGCCCGCCTGGATGAGCGCGGAGGGAAGGCTCGACACCGCGTGGTAGCGCCACGCGCCCACGTTCGCGTCGCAGGCGGCCAGCATCACCACCGGCGAGCCCCGGAGCGTGTGTCCCTCCAGCTCCTCCGCGGTGAGCGCGAAGCGGCCGGCCGCGTCCGGGGACAGCGCCAGGAAGGCCGCGTCGGACACGGTGCCGGCCATGCCGTGCGTGTGCAGCTCCACCTCCGTGGCGTCCTCCATCTCCGCGAGCACCGCCTCCGGCGTCGCCGCGCGGCCCCGCAGGTGGACGTCACCCGGCCCCGTCATGCCCTTCCACGGCATCAGGCGCGGCAGCCCCAGCGTCGCGGGCGGCTCCACGTCCGACACCACCAGCCGCTTGGGGACGGGCGCCACGGCCGGGGCCTCCACGCGGTGGCCGCCCGGCGCCAGGTAGCTCCACGCCCGGTCCGCGGGCAGCAGCCCCGGGCGCCCCTGGAGGATGGGCTCCGCGAGCACCCGCACCACGTCGCAGCCGCCGAGCACCTGCAGCAGCGGCCCGGGCACCTCCGGCACCCTCTCGCGCAGGGGCTGCTTGAGGGCGTGGAGGTACAGCCCGCTGCTCGCGCCGGTAGGGCCCCGGGCGACGAAGAGCATCCGTTCGTCCTGGCCAGCCAGCGCCAGCAGGCATGACGTGGGCGCGGTGCGGTCTACCTCCTGGGCGAGCAGGTCCACCGCCGGGCCCCACTCCTTCGCCCGGCCCGCGTCCATCACCAGCACGTGGTGGCTGTGGGCCCAGGCCTTGCGCGCCTCGATGTCCGTGGAGCGGTGGAGCGCCGAGCCGGTGATGACCCCTCGCAACAGCTTCTGCCCCTCCTCGCGGTCGCGCTCGATGAGGATGCGCCCTTCGATGTGGTCCACGAGCAGCTTCTCGCCGGTGGTCAGCGACGGGTCCTGACGCAGCACCCGGATGCGCTCGCGCACGCGGTCCAGCTCGCGGCCCGGCACCGTGGCGCCCTCCAGCCGCAGCAGGTCTCCCGCGACGGCGACCTCCATGAGCGTGGGCGCGGTGGGACAGGTGAGCGCGTCCTGCACCTCGCGCCGGGCCCGCTTCGCGTCCAGATCCTCCACGAAGAGGAGCGCCCGGGCGTGGTGGTACTCCGACCGGCGTGCGCAGTCCTCCGGCGAGTGCTGGAGGTATTCGTCCAGGTAGGCGCGGGCCAGCGCCGGGGCGTGGCTCAGCCGCGCGCTCGTCACCAGGTCCGCCAGGAGCAGCTCCTCCTGGTACCAGCTGTCGCTTCGGAACGCCTCCTCCAGCGCGGAGCGCGCCAGGGACTCGGCCTCCTTGCGGCGATCCATGCGGTTGTAGAGCGAGGCCAGGTGCCGCTGGAGGTCCACGCAGCGATACCCGAAGCCCGCGCTCCGGCACGCCGCCAGCCCGTTCTTGAGCGACGTCTCCGCCGTCTCCAGGTCCCCCCGGTCCTGCGCCGCCTGCGCCCTGCCCCGGGCCAGCGGAGCGTCGTACCAGGCGGGCTCGCCGGAATGACGGACCAGCGCCGCCAGCTCGTCGACGAAGCGGTCCTCGTGGTGGAGCAGCAGGATGGCGCCCAGCAAGAGATCGCGCTCGCCGGAGCGCCGCAGCCGGGCGAGGAACGCGTCCGCCTCCGCGCCCTCCAGCGAAAGCGTGCCGGCCAG
The sequence above is drawn from the Corallococcus sp. NCRR genome and encodes:
- a CDS encoding FHA domain-containing protein: MLSVQELRALASALPVGAFQHQLGPFALVQRPPSELSAAALAPTRMADPGDVEQGMLALLFEFDDLLVATLPTLKDSDALRIGRRLDCELVLDDASVSKQHAELKWSRAAGRCTVRDLGSTNGTFVNASTIGQREVPLRGGDILSFGNVQFWYLLTDALHERLRAGAASGLGSHSG
- a CDS encoding CHAT domain-containing protein, which translates into the protein MTVSCEQLAAFVDGELPPEEAEAFQFHLATCAECQAALEDQVQASLLVQAAADARAMSGAGETVRPPGTDARPVVSPGSEGGPAGPGLRAVPGTGGRPEPVPDAGTRARPRGRAAWDRRRVAGFAAAAAAVVLAVLLVGRPWRSTEAERALPFALAATRPLEGRLSHPGLADHRATGTMRGGTDGRPELDLKVLSELEAKGDLHGVATAWLAAGDFERAERILEKLPASPAVMGDLALAALGRAQPERALTFLEKGLETAPDDARLHWNRGLALQALSLELAAASEFSLVAQAKEPGWSTEATERADGLRKGALARRDSWQAMNAAGMELALDGTPYPGSMARRNPDLARLYLYHALRAAPSVERVRTLAPLAALLDDVTRTKTASAYVARVVAADFHKRGPLANTYRELLAGTLSLEGAEADAFLARLRRSGERDLLLGAILLLHHEDRFVDELAALVRHSGEPAWYDAPLARGRAQAAQDRGDLETAETSLKNGLAACRSAGFGYRCVDLQRHLASLYNRMDRRKEAESLARSALEEAFRSDSWYQEELLLADLVTSARLSHAPALARAYLDEYLQHSPEDCARRSEYHHARALLFVEDLDAKRARREVQDALTCPTAPTLMEVAVAGDLLRLEGATVPGRELDRVRERIRVLRQDPSLTTGEKLLVDHIEGRILIERDREEGQKLLRGVITGSALHRSTDIEARKAWAHSHHVLVMDAGRAKEWGPAVDLLAQEVDRTAPTSCLLALAGQDERMLFVARGPTGASSGLYLHALKQPLRERVPEVPGPLLQVLGGCDVVRVLAEPILQGRPGLLPADRAWSYLAPGGHRVEAPAVAPVPKRLVVSDVEPPATLGLPRLMPWKGMTGPGDVHLRGRAATPEAVLAEMEDATEVELHTHGMAGTVSDAAFLALSPDAAGRFALTAEELEGHTLRGSPVVMLAACDANVGAWRYHAVSSLPSALIQAGARAVVAPSTEVPDVEAGAFFQALVESLRRGTPPAQALRDTRARWLQQGSARWVQDLVAFE